A genomic stretch from Ictalurus punctatus breed USDA103 chromosome 2, Coco_2.0, whole genome shotgun sequence includes:
- the amd1 gene encoding S-adenosylmethionine decarboxylase proenzyme isoform X2 produces the protein MEENSAHFFEGTEKLLEVWFSRQDDSKGTGDLRSIPRFEWDKLLENVHCLIISVTKTDKQEAYILSESSMFVSKRRFILKTCGTTLLLQALVPLLQLAREYCGFDAIENFFYSRKNFMKPAHQEFPHRNFEEEVGFLSQIFPNGAAYCMGRLNCDCWYLFTLELPEYWENKQADQTLEVLMSDLDPAVMDQFYTKDGVSANDVTRMSGIRDLIPGSVIDATMFNPCGYSMNGMKTDGTYWTIHITPEPEFSYVSFETNLSQTSYDDLIRKVVDIFKPGKFVTTLFVNQSSKCRSVFSSAQKLDGYRRLDRQLAHFNDYNFVFTSYAKKPQQSQQS, from the exons ATGGAGGAGAACAGTGCGCATTTCTTCGAGGGGACCGAAAAGCTGCTGGAGGTTTGGTTCTCCCGGCAGGACGACAGCAAAGGTACAGGGGACCTACGAAGCATCCCGAG gtttGAGTGGGACAAACTTCTGGAGAATGTGCATTGTTTGATCATAAGTGTGACAAAGACTGACAAGCAGGAAGCTTATATACTCAG CGAGAGTAGCATGTTTGTCTCCAAGAGACGTTTCATTTTGAAGACATGCGGAACCACCCTCTTACTGCAAGCGCTGGTGCCCCTGCTGCAGCTGGCGCGCGAGTACTGCGGCTTTGACGCCATCGAG AACTTCTTCTACTCTCGTAAGAACTTCATGAAGCCCGCCCATCAGGAGTTCCCTCACCGAAACTTTGAGGAGGAAGTGGGATTTCTCAGCCAGATCTTCCCAA ATGGAGCAGCATACTGTATGGGACGTCTGAACTGTGACTGCTG GTACTTGTTTACTCTGGAGCTGCCGGAGTACTGGGAGAACAAGCAGGCGGACCAGACGCTGGAGGTTCTGATGAGTGATCTCGACCCAGCCGTGATGGACCAGTTCTACACGAAAGACGGTGTTTCCGCTAATGATGTCACTCGT ATGAGTGGAATTCGTGACCTGATTCCAGGTTCTGTGATCGACGCCACAATGTTCAACCCTTGTGGATACTCCATGAATGGAATGAAAACGGAT GGAACTTACTGGACGATTCACATCACCCCTGAGCCGGAGTTTTCGTACGTTAGTTTCGAAACCAACCTCTCCCAGACGTCCTACGACGACCTCATCCGGAAAGTCGTGGACATCTTCAAGCCAGGGAAATTTGTGACTACGCTTTTTGTTAATCAG AGCTCCAAGTGTCGCAGCGTGTTCTCGTCTGCGCAGAAACTTGACGGCTACAGGCGCCTGGATCGCCAGCTGGCCCACTTCAACGACTACAACTTCGTCTTTACCAGTTACGCTAAGAAGCCCCAGCAGAGCCAGCAGAGCTGA
- the amd1 gene encoding S-adenosylmethionine decarboxylase proenzyme isoform X1, whose protein sequence is MEENSAHFFEGTEKLLEVWFSRQDDSKGTGDLRSIPRFEWDKLLENVHCLIISVTKTDKQEAYILSESSMFVSKRRFILKTCGTTLLLQALVPLLQLAREYCGFDAIENFFYSRKNFMKPAHQEFPHRNFEEEVGFLSQIFPSTLHHNLNGAAYCMGRLNCDCWYLFTLELPEYWENKQADQTLEVLMSDLDPAVMDQFYTKDGVSANDVTRMSGIRDLIPGSVIDATMFNPCGYSMNGMKTDGTYWTIHITPEPEFSYVSFETNLSQTSYDDLIRKVVDIFKPGKFVTTLFVNQSSKCRSVFSSAQKLDGYRRLDRQLAHFNDYNFVFTSYAKKPQQSQQS, encoded by the exons ATGGAGGAGAACAGTGCGCATTTCTTCGAGGGGACCGAAAAGCTGCTGGAGGTTTGGTTCTCCCGGCAGGACGACAGCAAAGGTACAGGGGACCTACGAAGCATCCCGAG gtttGAGTGGGACAAACTTCTGGAGAATGTGCATTGTTTGATCATAAGTGTGACAAAGACTGACAAGCAGGAAGCTTATATACTCAG CGAGAGTAGCATGTTTGTCTCCAAGAGACGTTTCATTTTGAAGACATGCGGAACCACCCTCTTACTGCAAGCGCTGGTGCCCCTGCTGCAGCTGGCGCGCGAGTACTGCGGCTTTGACGCCATCGAG AACTTCTTCTACTCTCGTAAGAACTTCATGAAGCCCGCCCATCAGGAGTTCCCTCACCGAAACTTTGAGGAGGAAGTGGGATTTCTCAGCCAGATCTTCCCAAGTACGCTTCACCACAATCtca ATGGAGCAGCATACTGTATGGGACGTCTGAACTGTGACTGCTG GTACTTGTTTACTCTGGAGCTGCCGGAGTACTGGGAGAACAAGCAGGCGGACCAGACGCTGGAGGTTCTGATGAGTGATCTCGACCCAGCCGTGATGGACCAGTTCTACACGAAAGACGGTGTTTCCGCTAATGATGTCACTCGT ATGAGTGGAATTCGTGACCTGATTCCAGGTTCTGTGATCGACGCCACAATGTTCAACCCTTGTGGATACTCCATGAATGGAATGAAAACGGAT GGAACTTACTGGACGATTCACATCACCCCTGAGCCGGAGTTTTCGTACGTTAGTTTCGAAACCAACCTCTCCCAGACGTCCTACGACGACCTCATCCGGAAAGTCGTGGACATCTTCAAGCCAGGGAAATTTGTGACTACGCTTTTTGTTAATCAG AGCTCCAAGTGTCGCAGCGTGTTCTCGTCTGCGCAGAAACTTGACGGCTACAGGCGCCTGGATCGCCAGCTGGCCCACTTCAACGACTACAACTTCGTCTTTACCAGTTACGCTAAGAAGCCCCAGCAGAGCCAGCAGAGCTGA